Sequence from the Microbacterium sp. 1.5R genome:
CTGGCCACCGCAGAGCTGTTCGCGCTGATCTTCGCGCGCTCAGCGAGCCCGATCCTCGCGGTCGGCGGTTTCGTGATCGACATCGTGCCGCAGCCCTTCAAGGAATTCGCGATCGCGACCTTCGGCGAGTACGACAAGATCGCGCTGCTGGTCGGTCTCGGTCTCGCGGTGGTGATCGCGTCGGCGATCGCCGGAATCCTTCAGCTGCTCCGTCCCCCGCTCGGCGTGATCGCCCTGGTGGTCGCGGGCGCGCTCTCCACCGCGGCGATCGTGACGAGGGCGGGAGTCACGCCCCTCGCCTTCCTGCCTCCCGTGCTCGGCACCATCGCAGGGTCGATCCTGATGGTGCTCCTGATCCGCCGTCTGAAGACGTGGAGGGCCTCGGCGGTTCCCGCCGTGATGACCGACCGCAAGGGCGAGGGTCTCGCCGCGACCGGCACCGGGACGGTGGGCCAGGATGCCGCGCAGCCGCCGAAGGATCTGGGGCGTCGGCAGTTCTTCATCCTCGCCGGGATCGCGAGCGTCTCGGCGGTCGTCGTCGGCATCGCGTCGCGCACGGTGAGCATGACGGTCGCCTCCGTGGCGTCGATCCGGGAGGCGCTGAAGCTCCCGGCGCCGAAGTCGACGGTCACGGTGCCGAAGGGCGCCGAGCTCGACATCCCGGGCCTGAGCAAGCTGTTCACCCCGAACAAGGACTTCTACCGCGTCGACACCGCGCTGACCGTGCCCACGATCGACCCCAGCACCTGGCGTCTCGTGATCGACGGCATGGTCGATCAGCGCGTCGAGATGAGCTTCCAGGACCTCCTCGACATGGGGCTCGACGAGTATGCGATCACCCTCACCTGCGTCTCGAACGAGGTGGGCGGCGACCTCGTCGGCAATGCGAAGTGGCTCGGCGTCCCGCTGCGCGATGTTCTCAAGAAGGCAGGGGTGAAGTCCGGAGCCGACATGGTGCTGTCGAAGAGCGTCGACGGATACACCGCGAGCACGCCGCTGTCGGCGCTGACCGACGACAACCTCGATGCGATCCTCGCGGTGGGCATGAACGGCGAGCCGCTGCCGCTCGAGCACGGGTTCCCGGTGCGCATGGTCGTTCCCGGTCTCTACGGCTACGTCTCGGCGACGAAGTGGCTGACCGAGCTCAAGGTGACGACGTTCGACAAGGACGAGGCCTACTGGACCCCGCGTGGATACAGCGCCGAGGCGCCGATCAAGTTCGCCTCGCGCGTCGACACTCCCAAGGTCGGCGAGGCGGTCAAGGCCGGCCGCATCCCGATCGCGGGCGTCGCGTGGGCGCAGTCGGTCGGCATCGAGCGGGTCGAGGTGCGCATCGATGAGGGCGACTGGATGCCGGCGACGCTGTCGGCACCGATCAACGAGGACACCTGGGTGCAGTGGTTCATGGAGTGGGATGCCACGCCGGGCACGCACTACGTGGCCGTGCGAGCCATCAACAAGAACGGCGACCTGCAGATCGAAGAGCGGGCGCCGATCGCGCCGAACGGTTCGTCGGGGTGGCAGCGGTCGCTGATCCGCGTCGCCTGATGCCGGTGCGTGACCCCGGGTCTCGCCCTAGTGTGGGAGCCATGACGTCGCTCCCCGCCTGCGTGATCACTGTCTCGGATCGATCCTTCGCGGGTGAACGCGAAGACAGGGGAGGGCCGATCGCGGTCGGGCTGCTGCGGGATGCCGGGTGGCACTGCCCGGATGCCGAGGTCATCGCCGACGGCGCCACCTCGGTCGCGGATGCGCTGCGCCGAGCGGTGGCCCGCGGCGTGAGGCTGATCGTGACGACCGGGGGGACCGGCGTCAGTCCGCGCGATGAGACGCCGGAGGGCACCCGTCGGGTGATCACCCGCGAGGTGCCCGGCATCGCCGAGGAACTGCGCCGCAGCGGCCTCGCCGACACCCCGCTGTCCGTGCTCTCTCGTGGCGTGGCGGGCATCGTCGAACCGGCCGGATCGCTCGTGGTGAATCTTCCCGGGTCGCCCCGGGCCGTGGCATCCGGTGTTCCCGTCGTGCTCACCGTCGCCAGACACGTCGTCGACCAGGTCGAGGGCGGTGATCACTCGTGAACGAGGTGCGGATCGCAGCGATCTCGGAGGAGAAGCTCGACGTCGACGCGCATCTCGCTGCGGTGGACGACCCGGCCCTGGGCGGGGTCACGACCTTCATCGGGCGCGTGCGCGACAACGACCCCGATGCGACGACCCCGGTGGTCGGGCTCGAATACAGCTCGCACCCCGATGCGGAGCCGACGCTGCGACGCATCGCCGAGGAGGCGGCAGCGGATGCCGTCGGCGACGCCAGGGTCGTGGTCGCCGTGAGCCACCGAATCGGTCGCCTCGACGTCGGGGATGCGGCCGTGGTCATCGCGGTCGCGGCAGAGCATCGTGCTGAGGCCTTCGAGGTGTGCCGCGCGGTCATCGAGGACATCAAGACGTCGCTGCCGGTGTGGAAGCGCCAGGTCGAGTCGGACGGCTCGACCTCGTGGAAGGGCATCGGCGGCTGAGTCGAGTCGCGGCTGCTTCACGCGGCCATTCGCGCTTCTGAAGGCCGTTTTCGGCATCCGCGTCCTTCTGACGCGCAGATCGCCGCACGAAGCGCACGCCCCGCGGGCATCGCTTCGCCTGCGGCCTATCCCCCGGCGAACGGGGGAAGCACGTCGATCAGCTGGGCGTCGTCGAGCGGACGGTCGTCATCGCTGCGCACACCGTCGACCATGACCGCGCACCGCGGAAGGATGTCGGCGAGCGCCGGATGGTCGGCGACGACGGCGGCGCGCAGCTGCTCGAGCGAGTGCTCGCCGCGGTCCTCGGCGTCGGTGCCCGCGGCCTCGGCGGCCGCAGCGAAATAGCGGACGCGGGTGGTCACAGGGTCTCTCCCTCGCGCACCCAGTCGCCCGAGCGCCCGCCCGACTTCGCGACGATGCGCACGTCTTCGATCACGACCGAGCGGTCGAGGCCCTTGATCATGTCGACGATCGCGAGGGCACTCACCGAGACCGCTGTGAGGGCCTCCATCTCGACGCCGGTGCGGTCGGCAGTGCCGACGGTCGCCTCGACGTGCACGCCGTCGTCGACGATGTCGAGTTCGACCGACGCGCGGTGCACGCCGATCACGTGGGCGAGGGGCAGCAGAGCGGGTGTCGACTTGGCGGCCTGGATGCCGGCGATGCGGGCGACCGCGAGAACGTCGCCCTTGGGTGCGGTGCCGTCGCGCAGGGCAGCGATGACTTCGGCGCCGCAGCGCACGAATCCGCGCGCGGTGGCGGTGCGGACCGTCGGCTGCTTGCCGGTCACATCGACCATGTGGGCGTGGCCGGCCGAATCGAGATGCGTGAAGCTCATCCGACCAGCATGACATCGATCGCATCGCCCACGGCGACGGCCTCGACCTCAGCGGGCACGACGGCGAACGCGTGGGCGCGGGCGAGTCCGCCGGCCAGGTGCGATCCCGAGCCGCCCGAGGTCGCCGGGCGCACGGTCCTGTTCACGAGGTCGACGACGGCGGGCAGGTACTGACGGCGTCCCGGCGGGGTGGTCCACGCGGCATCCGCGGTGAAGGATGCGCGCGGGCGGTGGATCTCGGAGCGACCCTGCAGCGCCAGCAGCGCGGGGCGCACGAACACCTCGAACGACACCGCCACGCTCACGGGGTTTCCGGGAAGACCGAACACCAGAGTGCCGGCGTCGAGCACGCCGAACGCCTGCGGCTTGCCCGGCTGCATCGCGACGCTCGCGAACTCGACCTCGCCGTGTCCGTCGAACGCGCCGCGCACGGGCTCGTACGCACCGGCGCTCACGCCGCCGGTGAACACGATCACGTCAGCGCCGCGTTCTACGGCGGTCGCCGTGACGGTGCGCACGGCATCGGCGTCATCCGCGACGCGGGCGACGAGCACGACCTCGGCGTCGGCATCGGCGACGAGGAGCTCGAGCAGCGGACCGTTGGAATCGGGGATGCGGCCGCGCGCTGCGGGCTCGCCCGGCTCGAGCAGCTCACTGCCGGTCGATACGACGGCCACCCGGGGTGCGCGTGTCACCGTCACGCTCTCGACCCCGGCGGCGACGGCAGCGGACAGCTGGAACGCTCCGAGGCGCTCGCCGGCGAGCACCACTGCGTCACCGGCGCGCAGGTCGGCGCCGCGACGGCGGATGAACGCTCCTGCGGTCGACGGTGCGCGCAGCACCCGCACCTCGCCCAGCGAATCGGCGAGACCGCCGACGGTGTCCTCGAAAGGCACGATCGCGTCCGCCGCCGTCGGGGCGGGCGAGCCGGTCATGATGCGTGCCGCCTCGCCGGCTCCGAGTGCCGGGTCGTCCGACACCCCGGCGGGCAGATCTGCGACGACGCGGAGCACGACAGGGCTCTCGTCGGATGCCGAGGCGACATCCGCTGCCCGCACGGCGAAGCCGTCCATCGCGGAGTTGTCGAAGAGCGGGATGTCGTGCGCCGCCGTCGCAGGCTCTGCGAGCGTGCGCTGGGCCGCGTCCCGGATCGCCCGTGCCTCGGCGGGCAGTGCGCGTACGGCATCCAGCACCCGCGCGAGCTGATCCTCGACGGATCGGCGGCCGCCGCCCTCGGCGCTCATGCCGACACCGCCGAACGGATGGCGATCTCGTGCTGTCTCGAGGTGAGGGAGTCGATCATCGCGAGCCGGCCGAGCAGCGGCTCGCCCGCGCCGGTGATGAGCTTCACGACCTCGCCCGCCAGCATCCCGCCCACCTGCACGCACAGGGCCCCGAGCACGCCGACCTGCGCGCAGCTGGGCGGCTCGCCCTCGGTGCCGAGCGGGAAGAGATCGGTGAGCACCACGGGCGTGTGGCCTTCGGGGGGATTCGACCAGAACACGGTGGCCTGCGCGTGCCACTCCTGCACGGCACCCCACACGAGCGGGATGCCGAGGGTCTCGGTCGCAGCGGCGACGTCGCGGCGGGTCGCGAAGGAGTCGCTCGTGTCGACCACGATGTCGGCCCCGGCGAACAGGCGCTCGGCGTTCTCGGAGTCGAGTCGCTCGGAGGCCGTCACGACCTCCGCACCCGGTGACAGTGCGCTGATCGCGCGCGCCGCCGAAACGGTCTTGGGGCGGCCGATGTCCTCGACACGGTGAGCGAGCTGGCGCTGCAGATTGGTCAGCTCCACGATGTCGTCGTCGATCACCGTGATGCTGCCGATTCCTGCCGCGGCCAGTGCGAGGAGCACGGGGGAGCCGATGCCGCCGGCGCCGACCACGGTGACGTGGGCCGCGGCGAGACGGCGCTGCCCCTCCTCTCCGATGCCCGTGAGCACCGCGTGCCTGGCGGTGCGGACGAGTTCGGCCGGGTCGAGGGCGGGCGCGGGAGCGACGAGCGGCTGCATTGCACCAGGCTATGCCCGGGGTGCGCGATTGCGGCGGGGGCGAGGGGATTCGTCCGGAGTTCGCAGCGAACGGATGCCGATCGAGCGTGTTGCTTCCGTGAATGCGGTGATTTTTGGTTTCAGCATCCGCGTCTGCGGTAGTGTTCACCCATGCAGAGCTTTCGGATCGCCCGCGCAGCACAGCTGCTCGGAGTGAGCGATGACACGGTGCGGCGCTGGATCGATCAGGGCCTGCTGCCGACGACGGATGCCGTCCCGGCCGAGATCCCCGGTGACGCTCTCGCCGCCCGCGCTGTGGAGCTCGCCGAGGAGGCGCAGGCGTCGGATCATGCTCTCTCGAGCGCCCGCAACCGCTTCGTCGGCATCGTGACGCGCGTGCAGATCGACGGAGTCATGGCACAGGTAGATCTGCAGTCCGGACCCCATCGCGTCGTCTCGCTCATGTCGGCCGAGGCCGCCCGCGAGCTGAACCTGGAGGTCGGCTCGCTCGCCACCGCATCCGTCAAGGCGACCAACGTCGTCGTCGAAGTGCCGAAGGGCTGACATGAATCGCGCCCTGCGTCGCACCGTCGCGGTCGTCCTGGCCGCCGCCGCTCTCGCCCTCACAGGGTGCACCGCCGAAGCCCCGGCCCCTGCCAGCTCGGGAGATGCACCGGAGAGTGCCGTCAGCGGCGAGCTCACGGTGTACGCCGCCGCATCGCTGTCGGGCGCCTTCGACGAGATCGGTGCGGCCTTCACCGACGAGAACCCCGATGTGACGTTCAGCGGCGTCTACGACGGATCGTCGACGCTGGTCACCCAGCTGCGCGAGGGCGCTCCGGCCGACGTCTTCGCCTCAGCCGACGAGGCGAACATGGACAAGCTCGAGGATGCCGCGGTCGACCCGACCCTGTTCGCCTCCAACACGCTCGTGATCGCCGTTCCCTCGGGCAATCCGGGTCGCGTCGAGGCCCTCGCCGATCTGGGCGACGTCACCACCGTGCTGTGCGCCCCCGAGGTGCCGTGCGGCGCCGCCTCGGCGACGCTGCTCTCGAACGCCGGCGTCGCGGTCGACGCCGCGAGCCTCGAGCAGAACGTCACCGCCGTGCTCACCAAGGTCGCAGCCGGTGAGGCGGATGCGGGCCTCGTCTACGCCACCGACGTCGTCGGTCGCGACGATGTCGAGGTGATCGTGCCCGACGGTGCCGACGACGTCGTCAACCGCTATCCGATCGCGACGCTGTCGGAGGCATCGAACTCTGCGGCCGCCGACGCGTTCGTCGCGTTCGTGCTGTCGGATGATGGCCAGAGCATCCTGGCCGACTTCGGCTTCGGAGCGCCGTGACCGCGGCCGCTTCACACGGATACGCGCCGCGTGCCCTGGCCATCCCGGCCCTGATCGGTCTCGCGTTCCTCATCCTCCCGCTCGCGGCGCTCGTCGCCCGTGTCGAGTGGTCGACCTTCATCACCGACGTGACGTCGGAGTCCGCGCGCTCGGCTCTGCTCCTGTCGCTCGGCACCGGCCTCGTCGCCACTCTGCTGTGCATCGTGATCGGCGTGCCGCTGGCGTTGACGATCGCCCGCTCCGGGCCCCGCCTGGCCGCCGTGCTGCGGGCCGCTGTCACGGTGCCGCTCGTGCTGCCGCCGATGGTCGGCGGTGTCGCCCTGCTCTACCTGTTCGGGCGGGCGGGGTGGTTCGGCGGTCTCGGGATCTCCTTCAGCACGCCGGCCGTCGTGCTTGCGCAGACCTTCGTGGCGCTGCCGTTCCTCGTGCTGGCGGTCGAAGGGGCTGTGCGCACCTCCGGTGTCGAGTACGAGCGGACAGCCGCCGCGCTCGGAGCCGGCCGCTGGACGATCCTGCGCCGCATCACGCTGCCGCTCGCGGCGCCCGGGATCGTCGCGGGCGTGGTGCTGTGCTTCGCCCGGGCCATCGGCGAGTTCGGCGCGACGGCACTCTTCGCGGGCAACCGCCCCGGCGTCACGCAGACCATGCCCCTGGCGATCTACACGGCCTTCAACGGCGCAGGCGTCACCCAGGGGGCCGCGGTCGCCCTCGCGCTGCTGCTGCTCGCCACGGCGATCCTCGTGCTGCTGCTCGTGCGCGGCTGGCGGCCGGGGGCGGCGCGATGAGCGCGCCTGCTGTCGCCGGGCTGCGCGCCCGCGTGGTCGTGCCGCGAGAGCACTTCACCGTCGATGTCTCGCTGCAGGTGGAGACCCGCGAGACGGTCGCCGTGATGGGACCCAGCGGAGCGGGCAAGTCGACGCTGCTGCAGGCGCTCGCCGGACTCGAGCCGCTGGGCGGGGGCGAGATCGCCGTCGAGGGCCGGGTCGTCGACCGGGTCGCGAAGCCGCGGGTGAGGACCGAGCCGATGCGCCGCGGGGTCGTGCTGCTCGGGCAGAAGCCCCGGCTGTTCCCGCATCTGTCGGCGCGCGAGAACGTGGCGTTCGGGCCACGGGCGGCGGGCACTGACGCCCGCGCGGCGCGGGCGGGGGCCGACGATTGGCTCGCACGGGTCGGACTCCCCGGCTCCGGAGAGCGGATGCCGCACGAGCTCTCCGGCGGTGAGCAGCAACGGGTCGCGGTCGCTCGCGCGCTCGCCGCATCCCCTCGCGTCGTACTGCTCGACGAGCCACTCGTTGCCCTCGACCCCGAGACGGCCGGCGACATCAGGCGGATGCTGCGCGACCAGCTCATCTCGACCACGACCGTCGCGGTCACGCACGATGCCGCGGATGCCGTCGCGCTCGCCGACCGGCTGATCGTCGTCGAGGCTGGTCGCGTGACGCAGGTGGGCCCGGTGCGCGAGGTGCTCGCCGCCCCGGCATCCGGTTTCGTCGCGTCGATCGCCGGGGTCAACCGCCTGGTCGGGGTCGCGAGTGGGGGAGCATGGCGCAGCGGCGACGCGCGGTTGACCAGCGCCCATCCTGCATCGCGTGCTCTCGCCGCGACGGACGGCGTTGCGCTCGCCGCGGTCTTCCGCCCGGGCGACGTGCGGGTCGCCGAGGCAGGCCCGGAGTCGTGGCCGGCTGCGGTGACGCGCATCGAGCCCACGCTGGGAGGCGTGCGCGTGCACACCGATGCAGGCGCGATCGACCTGTCGCTGGATGCTGCCGGAGGCGTGGCGGTCGGCGATCGGATTCGGCTGCGGGTGGACCCGGCGCTGGTGCGGTTCGTCGCAGTTCCGTGCGCTGAGCTCGCCCGATGACTGGTGAACTCCCGGCCGAATCTCCAGCCAGGTGGCCTGGGCGAGCGCCGCGCGTCCCGAAAGGACCTGGCAATATGCCGGTCGTCGCGCCCGCATGGGCCGCGCGACGCGGGGCGCGGGTAGTCTCGGAACATGTCGGGGAGAGGGAAACTGCGATGACGGCCGTGCCGGTCGTGATCGGTGTGCGCTCGCCGCATCCCGTGGTCGCCACAGACCCCGCGCCCGCGTCGCAGGGACTCGTCGACACCCACGGGCGCGTGCACCGCGACCTGCGCATCTCGCTGACCGACCGCTGCTCGCTGCGCTGCACCTACTGCATGCCCGAGCAGGGAAACGAATGGCTGGCGCGCACCAGCATCCTGTCGACCGACGAGATCGTCGAAGTGGCGCAGGTCGCCGCGTCGCTCGGCATCCGCACCTTCCGGCTCACCGGCGGTGAGCCGCTGCTGCGTGCCGACATCGTCGACGTCGTGCGCCGTGTCTCGGCGATCGAGGGGGACGAAGGCCCTGTCGAGGTCGCCATGACGACGAACGGCATCACGCTCGCGAAGCACCTGCCCGACCTGATCGACGCCGGCCTCACGCGACTGAACATCAGCATCGACACGGTCGATCGTCAGCGCTTCGCCGACCTCACGCGTCGAGACCGCATCGACGACGTGTTCGAGGGCATCGCGGCAGCGGCGGCATCCGAACTGCGCCCGCTCAAACTCAACACGGTCGCTATGCGCGGCGTCAACGACGACGAGCTGCCCGACCTGGTCGCGTTCGCGATGGAGGTCGGCGCGCAGTTGCGCTTCATCGAGCAGATGCCGCTCGACGCCGGGCACACCTGGGATCGCGATTCGATGGTGACGCGCGAGGAGATCCTCGAGAAGCTCAGCGCGCGGTGGGATCTGGAGCCGGTTCCCGGCCGCGGCGGTGCGCCGGCGGAGAAATGGCGCATCGACGGCGGACCGCACGAGGTCGGCGTCATCGCCTCGGTCACCGCCCCCTTCTGCGGCGCGTGCGACCGACTTCGACTGACCGCCGACGGACAACTGCGCAACTGCCTGTTCTCGAACGCGGAGTACGACCTGATCGGCGTGCTGCGCGGCGACGGAGCATCCGACTCCGCCCGGCGTGCTGGCGGGATCGCCGACATGCTGCGCTCCTGCGTGCACGGCAAGCTGCCGGGGCACGCGATCAACGACCCGTCATTCCTGCAGCCCGCCCGAGGCATGAACGCCATCGGCGGCTGAGTCAGCCCCGCTTCGCGTTCACAATTCAGCAGAGAACGTGCGTTCCGCGTGCTCAGGGCCTGAATCCGGCCCGATCCCGACCGCTGATGCTGAATTGTGAACGGCGAGAACGCGCGTCAGTCGAGGAACTCCCGCGCGGCGGCCGACAGTGCGGTGACGCCGACCTCGATCGTCGGGTGGATCTCGGGCGCGAAGAACGGCGAGTGGTTGGTCGGGATGTCCTTGTCGAGCGTGCCGGCGGCGGCGGATGCCGCGAACTTCGCCGCATCGATGCCGCCCCAGAACCAGAAGACCAGCGGCGCGCCGGTGTCGCGGGCGAACCACGACACGTCCTCGCTGCCGGTGAACATCCCGGGGTCGACGACCGACGCCTCGCCGAGCGCGCGCTGCAGGGCGGAGGTGACGCGCGCGGTGGCATCGGCGTCGTTGATCGTCGGCGGCAGGGTGTGGTCAGTGCGGATCTCGGGCTCGCGCTCGGCTCCGGATGCCGCCGCCTCGGCCCGCACGATGCGCTCGACGCTCGCGAGCACCTTGTCGCGCATCTCGTCGTTCGGATAGCGCAGGCTGAGCTCGAGCTTGGCCTCGGCCGGGATGATGTTGTTCTTGAGGCCCGCATGGATCGAGCCGACCGTCACCACTGCGACATCGCGCGGGTCGACCTCGCGCGATGCGATGGTCTGCAGCCGCATGACGGTCGCCGCGGCCATGACGACCGGGTCGATCGTGGAGTGCGGGCGTGAGCCGTGTCCGCCGCGTCCGTGCAGCACGACGGTGAGTCCGTCGGATGCCGCCATCTGCGTACCGGGGCGCACGCCGATGGTTCCGGCGGGCAGGGGAGTGACGTGCTGGCCGAGCACGACGTCGGGGTGCGGCACGAGATCGCGCAGTCCGGCGTCGAGCATGGCACGGGATCCGGCGCCGTACTCCTCGGCGGGCTGGATGAGCACGACCACGGTTCCCGACCAGTCGGCCTTCTCGGCGACGAGCTTCTCGACGGCGCCGATCATCGCCGTGACGTGCATGTCGTGGCCGCAGGCGTGCATGACGGGCACGGTGTTGCCGGCCGGATCGATGCCGGTCGCGGTGCTCGCGTACGCCAGCCCGGTCTCCTCGCCGACGGGCAGCGCGTCCATGTCGGCGCGCGCCCACACGACCGGGCCGTCGCCGTTGCGCAGGATGCCGACCACGCCGGTGACGCCGATGCCCTCGTGCACCTCGAGGCCGAGATCCCGCAGGTGGCCCGCGGCGATGCCGGCGGTGCGCGTCTCCTGGAACGAGAGCTCGGGATGCTGGTGCAGGTCGGTGTAGAGCGCTTCGAGGTCGATCGTCATGGCCCGAGCCTAGTCGCGGCGGTACGACTCCAGTGCCGGTCCTGGATGCAGTACGCCGTTGACGATCGACCGGATCGCGAACTCGCTCGCCTCGCCGAGGTCGAACACGTCGCGATGCAGCAGCCATTGCAGCTGCAGGCCATCCATCACGGCGAGGATGCTGGCGGCGGCCGTCGTGATCGTCGAGGGCTCGGTCACTCCCTCCTGCGCGCACAGGGCGTGGAAGGCATCCGTCACCTCGCGTCGCAGCGTCGTGTATCGCTCTTCGAAGTACTCGCGGCCGGGGTGGTTGTCGGTCACGGACTCCGATGAGAGCACGGTGTACGCCTGCACGATCCCGGGGCGCCGCTCGTTGGCGATGGCGGTGCGCACGAGGTGCAGGAAGAGCTCGGGTCCGCCGGGGATGTGCTTCTCGGCGAGCTCGGCGACGTCGGCCTGGTCGCGGTAGGCGAGCACCTCGAGCAGCAGCTTCTGCTTCGACCCGAAATGGTGCAGCACGCCGGCGTGGGTGATGCCCACCTGCTCGGCGACATCGGCGAGGGTGCCGTTGGTCGATCCCTTGTTGCCGAAGATCTCGACGGCGGCTTTGAGGATCTGCTCGCGCTTCTCGCGGGTGGCAGGCCGGACGGACGTGTGGGCGACAGCATCCTTCGACATGGTCCATCCTCTTCTGCACGGAATCCTGCACTGGATCGTACTTGCCAACTCTACTTACCAACGAGTAACCTCGCACCAGCTTACTTTCTCGCCAGTAAGCGAATGCAGTCGGATGCCCGGGCACCGACAGCCACACAGCACAACGACCCGTGCCCAAGGAGAAGCAATGAAGCTCAGAAAGTCCATGATCGCCGTCGCGGCGATCTCCGCCCTCGGCGTCTCGGCCCTCGCCGGCTGCGCAGCCGGCGGATCGAACGACGGTGACGCCGGATCCGGCGGCGCAGCACTGACGATCGCCAAGCCCGACGGTGCGATCACCACCGAGTCGAACAACCCCTACGTCGGCGACTCGTCGGCGTCGAAGTACGGCTACGGCAAGGTCATCTTCGAGACCCTCGGTCTCGTCAACCAGACCGGCGACCGCGAGGTCACCCCCTGGCTCGCCGAGAGCATCGAGTGGAACGACGACTACACGGCCCTCACCGTCGTGCCCCGCAAGGACGTCACCTGGAGCGACGGCGAGCCGTTCACCGCCGACGACATCGTCTTCACCTATGAGCTCGTGTCGACCCCCGAGCTCGACACCGCCGGCCTCAAGTTCGAGGGGGCGACCGTCGAGGGCGACGCCGTCACCCTGAACTTCGGCGAATCGAAGTACGTGAACCAGGCGCGCGTCCTGCACGTGCCGATCGTGCCGAAGCACATCTGGGAGAACCTCGACGAGCCGGCCACCGACCCCGTCAAGGGCGACGACCTGGTCGGCACCGGCCCCTACGCCCTGTCGAACTGGTCGACCGAGTCGGTCACGCTCGAGGCCCGCGACGACTACTGGGGCGGCGATCTCGCGGTTCCCGAGCTGCACTACGTCTCGTACGGCGACAACACCGCTCTGACGACGGCTCTCGCGCAGGGCGAGGCCGACTGGGCGCAGGCGTTCATCCCGCAGATCCAGGAGCAGTTCCTCGACGCCGACCCCGAGCACAACAAGTTCTTCGTCGCGCCGACCACGGGTTCGGCGACGCTGTTCATGAACCTGCAGCAGAAGCCGTTCGACGATGTGGCGTTCCGCCAGGCGCTCGCCTGGGTCATCGACCGCGACGCCTACGTCGACATCGCCCGTGAGGGCGCGAGCGAGCCGGTCTGGTCGGTGACCGGTCTGTCGTCGATCCTCGAGGACGAGATCCAGCCCGAGTTCCAGGGCGAGGAGTACTCGGTCGACGCCGAGAAGGCGCGCGACCTGCTCGAGAGCGCCGGATACACGTGGAAGGACGACGCGCTGATCGACCCCGACGGCACGCCCGTCTCGTTCACGCTCTCGGTGCCCTCGGGCTGGAGCGACTGGAACACCGCGCAGGAGCTCATCGCCGAAGACGTCACCGAGGCCATCGGCGCCGAGGTCAAGATCGACATGCCCGACTGGGGCGGCTGGGCAGGCCCCCGCGACGACGGCTCGTTCTCGGCCATCATCCACTGGCTGGAAGACAGCGGCACGGCATACGGCCTGTACACGTCGACGATGGACCCGCGCTGGATCTCGCCCGAGGGCATCGCCGGGTTCAACTTCGGACGCTTCGAAGACCCCGCGGCAACCGAGGCGCTCAACACCTACGCGAACGCGTCGTCCGATGAGGAGCGCACTGCGGCGATCACCACGCTCGAGCAGATCTTCGTCGAGCAGGTCCCGGCGATCCCGCTGGGCGCGCACCCGCTTCTCGGCGAGTACAACACCCGCAACTACGTCGGGTGGCCCTCGGAGGACGACCCGTACGCCTCGGGCGACCCGACGCAGCAGAACATCGTGCAGATCCTCACGAAGCTGAAGCCGGCCGAGTAAGCAGTCCCGGAGGGGCGGATGCAGCGGCATCCGCCCCTCCCACCGACCTCCCGAC
This genomic interval carries:
- the moaC gene encoding cyclic pyranopterin monophosphate synthase MoaC, translating into MSFTHLDSAGHAHMVDVTGKQPTVRTATARGFVRCGAEVIAALRDGTAPKGDVLAVARIAGIQAAKSTPALLPLAHVIGVHRASVELDIVDDGVHVEATVGTADRTGVEMEALTAVSVSALAIVDMIKGLDRSVVIEDVRIVAKSGGRSGDWVREGETL
- a CDS encoding MogA/MoaB family molybdenum cofactor biosynthesis protein → MTSLPACVITVSDRSFAGEREDRGGPIAVGLLRDAGWHCPDAEVIADGATSVADALRRAVARGVRLIVTTGGTGVSPRDETPEGTRRVITREVPGIAEELRRSGLADTPLSVLSRGVAGIVEPAGSLVVNLPGSPRAVASGVPVVLTVARHVVDQVEGGDHS
- a CDS encoding molybdopterin molybdotransferase MoeA; the encoded protein is MSAEGGGRRSVEDQLARVLDAVRALPAEARAIRDAAQRTLAEPATAAHDIPLFDNSAMDGFAVRAADVASASDESPVVLRVVADLPAGVSDDPALGAGEAARIMTGSPAPTAADAIVPFEDTVGGLADSLGEVRVLRAPSTAGAFIRRRGADLRAGDAVVLAGERLGAFQLSAAVAAGVESVTVTRAPRVAVVSTGSELLEPGEPAARGRIPDSNGPLLELLVADADAEVVLVARVADDADAVRTVTATAVERGADVIVFTGGVSAGAYEPVRGAFDGHGEVEFASVAMQPGKPQAFGVLDAGTLVFGLPGNPVSVAVSFEVFVRPALLALQGRSEIHRPRASFTADAAWTTPPGRRQYLPAVVDLVNRTVRPATSGGSGSHLAGGLARAHAFAVVPAEVEAVAVGDAIDVMLVG
- a CDS encoding molybdopterin-dependent oxidoreductase, with product MAQRSKDPQRSKGRRFILWAALSGVISGAVFLATAELFALIFARSASPILAVGGFVIDIVPQPFKEFAIATFGEYDKIALLVGLGLAVVIASAIAGILQLLRPPLGVIALVVAGALSTAAIVTRAGVTPLAFLPPVLGTIAGSILMVLLIRRLKTWRASAVPAVMTDRKGEGLAATGTGTVGQDAAQPPKDLGRRQFFILAGIASVSAVVVGIASRTVSMTVASVASIREALKLPAPKSTVTVPKGAELDIPGLSKLFTPNKDFYRVDTALTVPTIDPSTWRLVIDGMVDQRVEMSFQDLLDMGLDEYAITLTCVSNEVGGDLVGNAKWLGVPLRDVLKKAGVKSGADMVLSKSVDGYTASTPLSALTDDNLDAILAVGMNGEPLPLEHGFPVRMVVPGLYGYVSATKWLTELKVTTFDKDEAYWTPRGYSAEAPIKFASRVDTPKVGEAVKAGRIPIAGVAWAQSVGIERVEVRIDEGDWMPATLSAPINEDTWVQWFMEWDATPGTHYVAVRAINKNGDLQIEERAPIAPNGSSGWQRSLIRVA
- a CDS encoding molybdenum cofactor biosynthesis protein MoaE, yielding MNEVRIAAISEEKLDVDAHLAAVDDPALGGVTTFIGRVRDNDPDATTPVVGLEYSSHPDAEPTLRRIAEEAAADAVGDARVVVAVSHRIGRLDVGDAAVVIAVAAEHRAEAFEVCRAVIEDIKTSLPVWKRQVESDGSTSWKGIGG
- a CDS encoding MoaD/ThiS family protein encodes the protein MTTRVRYFAAAAEAAGTDAEDRGEHSLEQLRAAVVADHPALADILPRCAVMVDGVRSDDDRPLDDAQLIDVLPPFAGG
- a CDS encoding HesA/MoeB/ThiF family protein, which encodes MQPLVAPAPALDPAELVRTARHAVLTGIGEEGQRRLAAAHVTVVGAGGIGSPVLLALAAAGIGSITVIDDDIVELTNLQRQLAHRVEDIGRPKTVSAARAISALSPGAEVVTASERLDSENAERLFAGADIVVDTSDSFATRRDVAAATETLGIPLVWGAVQEWHAQATVFWSNPPEGHTPVVLTDLFPLGTEGEPPSCAQVGVLGALCVQVGGMLAGEVVKLITGAGEPLLGRLAMIDSLTSRQHEIAIRSAVSA
- a CDS encoding TOBE domain-containing protein, whose product is MQSFRIARAAQLLGVSDDTVRRWIDQGLLPTTDAVPAEIPGDALAARAVELAEEAQASDHALSSARNRFVGIVTRVQIDGVMAQVDLQSGPHRVVSLMSAEAARELNLEVGSLATASVKATNVVVEVPKG